The Pelagibacterium halotolerans B2 genome has a segment encoding these proteins:
- a CDS encoding chemotaxis protein CheA: protein MNVSDPTDTFRQEARELLEQLEAGLLDLEQDPANSDLINFAFRALHTIKGSGAMFGFTRVAEFVHEFETAFDRVRKGQSAANKALIEVALEAKDHIHRLIEEPDAEVSGGNEILATLRIIVDGGTPARESDKVVEAPLADTAPSADAPTWWRLVFYLPSDCLAFGTNPILLLEELAELGPNRVLALTDRIPDLDSLDPEVPHIGWQVDIEAADPAAAIDDIFMFLRDSMELTLSRLEDAAPASDADVPEEVTPVAVAEAPAATAKPPAKRTKPADRAEPDRTAATSLRVPAERLDELMDRVGELVIAQARLTQIAATSSDTALKTIAEELERLSSGLRDTSMGIRMVPIGSLFGRFRRLVHDLSGELGKPIEFVTAGEDTELDKTMIERLADPLVHLIRNAMDHGLESAQARAASGKPAKGTVRLSAVYSGAEVAISVSDDGAGLDASRIRAKAEENGLITPDTKLTEQELYHLIFAPGFSTAKEVTSLSGRGVGMDVVKRTIDGLRGTIDLTTIPGQGTTATLRLPLTLAIIDGMLVRVGNGRYTIPLAAVEECVELPEGIEAHAKGRNFLDIRGSLVPYLRLREVFGTSAPPEPFQKVVIVSSGDGRVGLVVDQIIGNNQTVIKQLSKLHSSIKSFSGATILGDGTVALILDTAHLVASGQPQGEGYSLSGRAA, encoded by the coding sequence ATGAACGTTTCCGATCCCACCGATACGTTCCGCCAGGAAGCCCGCGAGCTTCTCGAACAGCTCGAAGCCGGTCTGCTCGATCTCGAACAGGATCCCGCCAATTCCGATCTGATCAATTTCGCGTTCAGGGCCCTTCACACGATCAAGGGGTCGGGTGCGATGTTCGGCTTCACACGCGTTGCCGAGTTTGTCCATGAATTCGAAACCGCCTTCGATCGGGTCCGCAAGGGTCAAAGTGCCGCCAACAAGGCGCTCATTGAAGTTGCGCTCGAAGCCAAGGATCACATTCATCGTTTGATCGAAGAGCCCGATGCCGAAGTTTCGGGCGGCAATGAAATTCTCGCGACGCTGCGCATCATCGTGGATGGCGGTACTCCTGCGCGGGAAAGCGACAAGGTTGTCGAAGCGCCGCTTGCCGACACTGCACCCTCGGCCGATGCGCCGACATGGTGGCGGCTGGTCTTCTATCTTCCGTCCGACTGTCTTGCCTTCGGCACCAATCCGATCCTCCTGCTCGAGGAACTCGCCGAGCTTGGGCCCAATCGGGTCCTGGCCCTGACCGACCGCATCCCCGATCTCGACAGTCTCGATCCCGAAGTCCCCCATATCGGCTGGCAGGTCGATATCGAGGCCGCCGATCCCGCCGCGGCGATCGACGACATTTTCATGTTCCTGCGCGACAGCATGGAGCTGACCCTGTCTCGGCTCGAAGATGCGGCCCCCGCTTCCGACGCGGATGTCCCTGAGGAGGTCACGCCCGTTGCGGTTGCCGAAGCGCCCGCAGCGACCGCGAAACCACCCGCCAAGCGCACCAAACCGGCAGACAGGGCAGAGCCCGACCGTACCGCTGCCACCTCCCTGCGCGTACCCGCCGAACGGCTTGACGAATTGATGGATCGCGTCGGTGAACTGGTCATCGCCCAGGCCCGCCTGACCCAGATTGCCGCAACGAGTTCGGATACGGCGCTCAAGACGATCGCCGAGGAACTCGAACGCCTTTCCTCGGGGCTCCGCGATACCTCCATGGGCATCCGAATGGTGCCCATCGGCTCGCTGTTCGGCCGGTTCCGGCGCCTCGTGCACGATCTGTCCGGCGAATTGGGAAAGCCCATCGAATTCGTGACCGCCGGCGAGGACACGGAGCTCGACAAGACAATGATCGAGCGCCTGGCCGATCCGCTGGTCCACCTCATCCGCAACGCCATGGACCATGGGCTCGAAAGCGCCCAGGCCCGGGCGGCATCCGGCAAGCCGGCCAAGGGCACAGTTCGGCTTTCGGCTGTTTATTCGGGCGCGGAAGTCGCCATTTCGGTGTCCGATGACGGGGCCGGACTCGACGCCTCGCGCATTCGCGCCAAGGCCGAGGAAAACGGGCTGATAACGCCCGACACCAAGCTCACCGAGCAGGAACTGTATCACCTGATCTTCGCGCCGGGCTTTTCGACAGCCAAGGAAGTGACCTCGCTTTCGGGTCGCGGCGTGGGCATGGATGTGGTCAAGCGCACGATCGACGGGCTGCGCGGCACCATCGACCTCACGACAATCCCCGGTCAGGGCACCACAGCGACGCTGCGCCTGCCTCTGACACTGGCCATCATCGATGGCATGCTGGTGCGTGTGGGCAATGGCCGCTACACGATCCCGCTGGCCGCCGTCGAGGAGTGCGTGGAACTGCCCGAAGGCATTGAAGCGCACGCCAAGGGGCGCAATTTCCTCGATATACGCGGCTCGCTCGTGCCCTATCTGCGATTGCGCGAAGTGTTCGGCACCTCGGCACCTCCAGAGCCTTTCCAGAAGGTGGTCATTGTCTCGTCGGGCGATGGCAGGGTGGGGTTGGTTGTCGATCAGATCATCGGCAACAACCAGACCGTCATCAAGCAGCTCTCCAAGCTGCATTCGTCGATCAAGTCCTTTTCGGGCGCGACCATTCTGGGCGATGGCACAGTGGCACTGATCCTCGACACCGCTCACCTTGTCGCATCCGGCCAGCCTCAGGGCGAAGGCTACAGCCTGAGCGGGAGGGCCGCATGA
- a CDS encoding chemotaxis protein CheW, which yields MSTPATSMNALTIRLDDELFAVEASQVREILDLVPITEVPNTPAFVGGLINVRGRVVPLADLRVMFGMERPEPDEDTRIVVMEVNIGGEPTVAGILADKVHDVTDIEAASIEEAPKVGMRWRPEFVKGIGKRNGGFIIIPDMERIFETPGDRNSPAAASEERSAL from the coding sequence ATGAGCACCCCAGCCACGTCTATGAACGCCCTGACCATCCGCCTCGACGATGAACTGTTCGCCGTCGAAGCCAGCCAGGTGCGTGAGATCCTCGATCTCGTGCCGATCACCGAAGTGCCCAATACCCCAGCCTTTGTGGGCGGGCTCATCAATGTGCGCGGACGCGTCGTTCCGCTCGCCGATCTGCGCGTGATGTTCGGCATGGAACGGCCCGAGCCCGACGAGGACACCCGCATCGTCGTCATGGAGGTCAATATCGGCGGCGAGCCCACTGTTGCCGGCATCCTTGCCGACAAGGTCCACGACGTCACCGACATAGAGGCCGCCTCGATCGAAGAGGCACCCAAGGTCGGCATGCGCTGGCGGCCCGAATTCGTCAAGGGCATCGGCAAGCGCAATGGCGGCTTCATCATCATCCCGGACATGGAACGGATATTTGAAACACCGGGCGATAGAAATTCGCCCGCTGCAGCATCAGAAGAAAGGTCTGCACTGTGA
- a CDS encoding HAMP domain-containing methyl-accepting chemotaxis protein produces the protein MRLTIKTKLATVFGVVVALSAGSMFIALQNLGQLNTELETIVNVRSANLVTSAEMQTSLESLGSRIRAQILTTDPVVKDDYVASIRSDYDELVDGLAALDANAQDPFIREQLPAFGTKLEELWASVNRATELTLKNSDAAALAVSRSDGSGTLGVFEETMAALRTSLQRKVDAGDLSAFPAYRAATEMFLTGTDMFRQQRNVLLAASQDRELQETWHADYLTGVQANAERIPDMQRTMPMSDMALFNAARDAYDDMVAAMDSAVAISVENGDYFALEELESASVLRREADAILQAMIDRNQDIMVQADAEAQALYESSMLLLISLLVGSALIAALAATWIVVSISRALSSAVRLANDVADGNLNATADNKSDDEVGDLIKALNAMTAKLREVVAEVTAATRNVAAGSQEMSATAEQLSQGATEQASSTEEASASMEEMAATIKQSADNASQTEKIARQSAADAIASGEAVDNAVSAMQTIAEKIMVVQEIARQTDLLALNAAVEAARAGEHGRGFAVVASEVRKLAERSQAAAAEISTLSGDTVKAAQSAGEMLSKLVPDIQRTAELVEEISAGSREQNAGAAQINTAIQQLDKVTQQNTSAAEEMSATSEELASQAEQLQAAIGYFRVDGNAVPAPANSVAAPSAKPDLKREILAGAPHMKKAPTKGSASSGGGFDLDLDEGQDDLDTQFTRRGAA, from the coding sequence GTGAGACTAACGATCAAGACAAAACTGGCGACCGTGTTCGGCGTGGTCGTCGCCCTTTCGGCAGGAAGCATGTTCATTGCCCTGCAGAATTTGGGGCAGCTCAACACCGAGCTCGAAACCATTGTCAATGTCCGGTCGGCCAATCTGGTCACCTCGGCGGAAATGCAGACCAGCCTTGAAAGCCTTGGCTCGCGCATCCGCGCCCAGATCCTGACCACCGACCCCGTGGTAAAGGACGATTATGTCGCCTCGATCCGCAGCGACTACGACGAACTGGTCGATGGCCTTGCCGCCCTCGATGCCAATGCACAAGACCCCTTCATCCGTGAGCAGCTGCCGGCATTTGGCACAAAGCTCGAAGAGCTGTGGGCCTCGGTCAACCGGGCGACCGAGTTGACACTCAAGAATTCCGATGCGGCCGCGCTCGCCGTCAGCCGCAGTGACGGCAGCGGTACGCTTGGCGTGTTCGAGGAGACCATGGCGGCGCTACGGACCTCGTTGCAGCGCAAGGTTGACGCTGGCGATCTTTCGGCTTTCCCCGCCTATCGGGCCGCCACTGAAATGTTCCTGACCGGTACCGACATGTTCCGCCAGCAGCGCAACGTGCTTCTGGCCGCATCGCAGGACCGTGAGCTCCAGGAAACATGGCATGCCGATTATTTGACCGGCGTGCAAGCCAATGCCGAACGAATACCGGACATGCAGCGCACGATGCCGATGTCGGACATGGCGTTGTTCAACGCCGCCCGCGACGCCTATGACGACATGGTCGCCGCCATGGACAGCGCCGTGGCCATCAGCGTCGAAAACGGCGATTATTTTGCCTTGGAAGAGCTGGAAAGCGCCAGCGTGCTGCGCCGTGAGGCGGATGCGATCCTGCAGGCCATGATCGATCGCAACCAGGACATCATGGTTCAGGCCGACGCCGAGGCTCAAGCGCTCTATGAGAGTTCGATGCTGCTGCTGATCAGCCTTTTGGTTGGTTCCGCCCTCATCGCCGCCCTGGCCGCCACCTGGATCGTCGTCTCGATCTCCCGGGCTCTTTCCAGCGCCGTGCGTCTTGCAAATGATGTCGCCGACGGCAATCTCAACGCCACCGCCGACAACAAATCCGACGACGAAGTGGGCGATCTGATCAAGGCGCTCAACGCCATGACCGCCAAGCTGCGCGAAGTGGTCGCCGAGGTCACCGCAGCGACCCGCAATGTCGCCGCCGGTTCCCAGGAAATGTCGGCAACCGCCGAACAGCTCAGCCAGGGCGCCACCGAACAGGCCTCCTCGACAGAAGAAGCCTCGGCCTCCATGGAGGAAATGGCTGCAACCATCAAGCAGTCGGCGGACAACGCCTCCCAGACCGAAAAGATCGCCCGCCAGTCCGCGGCCGATGCCATCGCCTCGGGTGAAGCCGTCGACAATGCGGTCAGCGCCATGCAGACCATCGCCGAAAAGATCATGGTGGTGCAGGAAATCGCCCGCCAGACCGATCTGCTCGCTCTCAACGCCGCCGTGGAAGCGGCCCGTGCGGGCGAACACGGCCGCGGCTTTGCGGTCGTGGCGTCCGAAGTACGCAAGCTTGCCGAACGTAGCCAGGCCGCGGCGGCCGAAATCTCGACCCTTTCGGGCGACACGGTCAAGGCAGCCCAGTCGGCCGGCGAAATGCTCTCCAAGCTGGTCCCCGACATTCAGCGGACTGCCGAACTCGTCGAGGAAATCTCGGCCGGCAGCCGTGAGCAGAATGCCGGTGCCGCCCAGATCAACACAGCTATCCAGCAGCTCGACAAGGTGACCCAGCAAAACACCTCGGCCGCCGAGGAAATGTCTGCAACCTCCGAGGAACTGGCCAGCCAGGCCGAACAGCTCCAGGCCGCGATCGGGTATTTCCGCGTCGACGGCAACGCTGTACCCGCCCCGGCCAATTCGGTTGCCGCCCCTTCGGCCAAGCCCGATCTCAAGCGCGAGATTCTGGCCGGTGCCCCCCATATGAAAAAGGCGCCCACAAAGGGTTCGGCTTCTTCGGGTGGCGGGTTCGACCTCGATCTGGATGAAGGCCAGGACGATCTGGACACCCAGTTCACCCGCCGCGGCGCGGCCTGA
- a CDS encoding chemotaxis protein CheW, whose protein sequence is MAEQTQYVTLGVAEEIFAAPVATVQEILDMLPIARLPRAPENLLGMIDVRGKGVPVLDLRLTLGMDPADDTENTRIVVLAVNGPDGAVTVGLRTDKVFEVTVLDTETLDPAPTVSAGWSGHCIAGIGRRNGRFVTVLDLDGLLGDIVRQPILAA, encoded by the coding sequence ATGGCTGAACAAACCCAATATGTAACGCTCGGTGTCGCGGAGGAAATCTTCGCGGCGCCGGTCGCCACGGTCCAGGAAATTCTGGACATGCTGCCCATAGCCCGCCTGCCGCGCGCGCCCGAGAACCTGCTCGGCATGATCGATGTGCGTGGCAAAGGGGTGCCGGTGCTCGATCTGCGCCTGACCCTTGGCATGGACCCGGCGGACGATACCGAAAACACCCGCATCGTGGTGCTTGCCGTCAACGGGCCCGACGGCGCGGTGACTGTGGGCCTGCGGACCGACAAGGTGTTCGAGGTAACTGTGCTCGATACCGAAACGCTCGACCCTGCGCCCACCGTCAGCGCCGGCTGGAGCGGGCACTGCATCGCGGGTATCGGCCGCCGCAATGGCCGTTTCGTGACAGTGCTCGATCTGGACGGCTTGCTCGGTGACATCGTCAGGCAGCCCATTCTCGCAGC